One part of the Mesorhizobium sp. M4B.F.Ca.ET.058.02.1.1 genome encodes these proteins:
- the pgl gene encoding 6-phosphogluconolactonase, producing the protein MAREQLSGAYHWNSFADRQELAAALAGHVAARLTKAVTERGTALLAVSGGTTPAKFFAALSRIPIAWDKVTVTLVDERFVPASSPRSNARLVAANLLQNAATAARFVPLYHEAASIEDAALSDNEALRSLPWPLDAVVLGMGGDGHTASFFPDADDLARLLDPSSQRIVLPVHAASAGEPRLTLSMARIIGAGFIALHIEGAEKRSAFDSAMGSGARKPIRAVIEAAPRAVEVFWAP; encoded by the coding sequence ATGGCACGAGAGCAATTGAGCGGCGCCTATCACTGGAACAGCTTCGCCGATCGCCAGGAACTGGCGGCGGCGCTCGCCGGCCATGTCGCGGCACGGCTGACCAAGGCGGTCACCGAGCGCGGCACGGCCCTGCTTGCCGTCTCGGGCGGCACGACGCCGGCGAAGTTCTTCGCCGCGCTGTCGCGGATCCCTATTGCCTGGGACAAGGTCACGGTGACGCTGGTCGACGAGCGTTTCGTACCGGCCTCCTCGCCGCGCTCGAATGCCAGGCTGGTGGCCGCCAACCTGTTGCAGAACGCCGCGACTGCGGCGCGCTTCGTGCCGCTCTACCATGAAGCGGCAAGCATCGAGGATGCGGCGCTGTCCGACAATGAGGCGCTCAGGTCGCTGCCCTGGCCGCTCGACGCGGTCGTGCTCGGCATGGGCGGCGACGGCCATACCGCCTCGTTCTTTCCCGACGCCGACGATCTTGCGCGATTGCTTGATCCGTCCTCGCAACGGATCGTGCTGCCGGTGCATGCGGCAAGCGCCGGCGAGCCGCGGCTGACGCTGTCGATGGCAAGGATCATCGGCGCCGGCTTCATCGCGCTGCATATCGAGGGCGCGGAAAAGCGCAGCGCCTTCGATAGCGCCATGGGATCAGGCGCGAGAAAGCCCATTCGCGCCGTGATCGAGGCGGCGCCCAGAGCCGTCGAGGTTTTCTGGGCGCCCTGA